In Arachis hypogaea cultivar Tifrunner chromosome 2, arahy.Tifrunner.gnm2.J5K5, whole genome shotgun sequence, a genomic segment contains:
- the LOC112757657 gene encoding uncharacterized protein produces the protein MNTIARHASSFLRWTSHTLEPLNNGHHQLRQLQQSRGIRVRVINGNVEQALTLLQRKMTASGIERMIKREQRFHIKNSEKRVLAKKNLERRLKSEDLARKLKAIMIKKIRGM, from the exons ATGAACACCATTGCAAGGCATGCATCTAGCTTTCTCAGATGGACAAGCCACACCCTCGAACCGCTGAATAACGGGCATCACCAATTGCGGCAACTTCAGCAGTCCAGAGGCATACGGGTCAGGGTAATAAATGGGAATGTGGAACAGGCACTTACTTTGTTGCAGCGTAAGATGACAGCAAGTGGCATTGAACGGATGATAAAGCGTGAACAGAGATTTCATATCAAGAACTCTGAGAAGCGGGTTTTAGCCAAAAAGAACTTAGAGCGGAGGCTTAAATCTGAGGATCTTGCTAGAAAACTTAAGGCCATTATGATCAAGAAAATCAG GGGTATGTGA